From a region of the Alnus glutinosa chromosome 1, dhAlnGlut1.1, whole genome shotgun sequence genome:
- the LOC133874925 gene encoding uncharacterized protein LOC133874925 isoform X4: MGNEMGNNNTSGLKDNVKGENQTVPTVPEAKDFHEKVTGLASDDPTEAKDPHIENERPGGREQEENEVHPPTESPKAVMESIEASSQNNEIRPAPWQKDSEVPPPTESPRTVMESIEACSENNETRAAPTQKDLEVHPPTESPKAVMESIETCSENNEKTVVHEKTVDSILEEILLVTSDHKLQKQSPVNEEQEENEVHPSDESLKAAKSIEAIGEHNEIKPASSPNDSEVHEMPIDSNLEENILGTSHHQLEKQAPISEEEERTRNSTFNTESTPNDPEPQQSLHLDSDQHALDEVNANLSEEDSSNPLQGNEDFLGSSLECASEENSHFLGPDISNNLSDNPIVEKKMGESFGKEAPSQEEKMPHTQKIEIMNGDNVGFDLSSLTTRTSDTPRRVGDKSNEELSIKDDSIRSDSLNLQLENRVLDNSLNSHQEVSEPEDKCMVLTEETKIIGSGSEIEEAPHEYNATQFCEEPVKEAKTEIEDYEMRSLVDISSNLRSTTKDCQIEEVKVAENACQVGVCVSNQNKTSDGHNKGSEQELLVVSERETVPIQAELIVTDCRCEEGQPEEKKIVEEVEDKAEASYATVNDTEGSKTTKQCLAQPLLIEQAEAFLSQISASMIRIQEVHESLERNSTESNPDNMNTHAYVQMRKSRSFDFDLRVEARGKESDQTPLLFQDKAAMERSSSQADVLHVGYNQDVLQYQLRAMEEKVITLERSDSEKSRTPFLGLLKEEEEEDQIVVTPRKQEATRELCNLSTKEAASTPPKGKEKRKPRSSFFGNCMCCAAVIN, from the exons ATGGGCAATGAGATGGGTAACAATAACACATCTGGTCTAAAAG ACAATGTTAAAGGAGAAAATCAAACAGTTCCAACAGTACCTGAAGCCAAAGATTTTCACGAGAAAGTAACAGGGTTGGCTTCAGATGATCCAACAGAAGCAAAAGACCCTCATATTGAAAATGAGAGACCAGGTGGTAGAG aacaagaagaaaatgaagttcATCCTCCCACTGAATCTCCAAAAGCAGTAATGGAATCAATTGAAGCAAGCAGTCAAAATAATGAAATCAGACCAGCTCCTTGGCAAAAAGATTCAGAAGTCCCTCCTCCTACTGAATCTCCTAGAACAGTGATGGAATCAATTGAAGCATGCAGTGAAAATAATGAAACCAGAGCAGCTCCTACGCAAAAAGATTTAGAAGTTCATCCTCCAACTGAATCTCCTAAAGCAGTGATGGAATCAATTGAAACATGCAGCGAAAATAATGAAAAGACAGTAGTTCATGAAAAGACAGTAGATTCAATTTTGGAGGAGATTCTATTGGTAACAAGTGATCATAAGCTTCAGAAGCAATCTCCCGTAAATGAAG agcaagaagaaaatgaagttcATCCTTCTGATGAATCTTTAAAAGCAGCAAAATCAATTGAAGCAATTGGCGAACATAATGAAATCAAACCAGCATCTTCGCCAAACGATTCAGAAGTTCATGAGATGCCAATAGACTCAAATTTGGAGGAGAATATATTGGGAACAAGTCATCATCAGCTTGAGAAGCAGGCTCCCATCAGTGAAG aggaagagaggacCAGAAATTCAACTTTTAATACTGAATCTACACCAAATGATCCAGAACCTCAACAATCTTTACATTTAGATTCCGATCAACATGCATTGGATGAAGTTAATGCTAACCTATCTGAAGAAGATAGCAGTAATCCACTGCAAGGAAATGAGGATTTTCTAGGATCTAGTTTAGAATGTGCTAGTGAGGAGAATAGTCACTTCTTAGGCCCTGACATATCAAACAATCTGAGTGACAATCCTATTgtggaaaagaaaatgggtgAATCGTTCGGAAAAGAAGCACCATCCCAAGAAGAAAAGATGCCACACACACAGAAAATTGAGATTATGAATGGAGACAATGTAGGGTTTGATTTGAGCAGTTTGACAACAAGAACATCAGACACTCCAAGAAGAGTTGGGGACAAATCCAATGAGGAGTTATCTATTAAGGACGATTCAATTAGGAGTGATTCCTTGAATTTACAACTTGAAAATCGTGTGCTGGATAATTCATTAAACTCCCATCAAGAAGTTTCTGAACCCGAGGACAAATGCATGGTTCTTACTGAAGAAACCAAAATAATAGGAAGTGGTTCAGAAATTGAAGAGGCGCCACATGAGTACAACGCAACTCAGTTCTGTGAAGAGCCAGTGAAAGAAGCAAAGACTGAAATTGAGGACTATGAAATGAGAAGCCTGGTTGATATTTCTAGTAATCTCAGGAGTACTACAAAAGACTGTCAAATTGAGGAGGTAAAGGTTGCTGAGAATGCTTGCCAAGTCGGTGTGTGTGTTAGCAACCAAAATAAGACTTCTGATGGACACAACAAGGGCTCAGAACAGGAGCTTCTGGTGGTTTCTGAGCGTGAAACGGTTCCTATTCAAGCAGAGTTGATTGTAACAGATTGCAGATGTGAAGAGGGGCAACCGGAGGAGAAGAAAATTGTGGAAGAAGTAGAGGACAAAGCAGAAGCTTCATATGCCACAGTGAATGATACAGAAGGAAGTAAAACCACAAAACAATGTCTGGCTCAACCACTTCTGATTGAGCAGGCAGAAGCTTTTCTCTCACAGATTTCGGCTTCTATGATCAGAATTCAAGAAGTACACGAAAGTTTGGAAAGGAATAGCACTGAATCAAATCCTGATAACATGAACACCCATGCATATGTCCAGATGCGAAAGTCCCGTAGTTTTGATTTTGATCTCCGAGTTGAAGCAAGAGGAAAAGAGTCAGATCAAACCCCACTACTCTTTCAGGATAAGGCTGCAATGGAGAGGTCATCAAGCCAGGCTGATGTTTTGCATGTTGGATACAACCAAGACGTCTTACAGTATCAGTTAAGGGCCATGGAAGAGAAGGTCATCACATTGGAAAGAAGTGATTCTGAGAAGTCAAGAACTCCATTCTTAGGCctcttgaaagaagaagaagaagaagatcaaatTGTGGTCACACCACGGAAACAAGAAGCAACCAGAGAATTGTGTAACTTGTCTACTAAGGAAGCCGCATCAACTCCACCTAAAGGTAAAGAGAAGCGTAAGCCCAGGTCTTCCTTCTTTGGCAACTGCATGTGTTGTGCGGCAGTGATTAATTAA
- the LOC133874925 gene encoding uncharacterized protein LOC133874925 isoform X3 produces the protein MGNEMGNNNTSGLKEEDNTLAIDSKNLFNKAADADNVKGENQTVPTVPEAKDFHEKVTGLASDDPTEAKDPHIENERPGGREQEENEVHPPTESPKAVMESIEASSQNNEIRPAPWQKDSEVPPPTESPRTVMESIEACSENNETRAAPTQKDLEVHPPTESPKAVMESIETCSENNEKTVVHEKTVDSILEEILLVTSDHKLQKQSPVNEAKSIEAIGEHNEIKPASSPNDSEVHEMPIDSNLEENILGTSHHQLEKQAPISEEEERTRNSTFNTESTPNDPEPQQSLHLDSDQHALDEVNANLSEEDSSNPLQGNEDFLGSSLECASEENSHFLGPDISNNLSDNPIVEKKMGESFGKEAPSQEEKMPHTQKIEIMNGDNVGFDLSSLTTRTSDTPRRVGDKSNEELSIKDDSIRSDSLNLQLENRVLDNSLNSHQEVSEPEDKCMVLTEETKIIGSGSEIEEAPHEYNATQFCEEPVKEAKTEIEDYEMRSLVDISSNLRSTTKDCQIEEVKVAENACQVGVCVSNQNKTSDGHNKGSEQELLVVSERETVPIQAELIVTDCRCEEGQPEEKKIVEEVEDKAEASYATVNDTEGSKTTKQCLAQPLLIEQAEAFLSQISASMIRIQEVHESLERNSTESNPDNMNTHAYVQMRKSRSFDFDLRVEARGKESDQTPLLFQDKAAMERSSSQADVLHVGYNQDVLQYQLRAMEEKVITLERSDSEKSRTPFLGLLKEEEEEDQIVVTPRKQEATRELCNLSTKEAASTPPKGKEKRKPRSSFFGNCMCCAAVIN, from the exons ATGGGCAATGAGATGGGTAACAATAACACATCTGGTCTAAAAG AAGAAGATAACACACTTGCTATAGATTCCAAAAACTTGTTTAACAAGGCTGCTGATGCAGACAATGTTAAAGGAGAAAATCAAACAGTTCCAACAGTACCTGAAGCCAAAGATTTTCACGAGAAAGTAACAGGGTTGGCTTCAGATGATCCAACAGAAGCAAAAGACCCTCATATTGAAAATGAGAGACCAGGTGGTAGAG aacaagaagaaaatgaagttcATCCTCCCACTGAATCTCCAAAAGCAGTAATGGAATCAATTGAAGCAAGCAGTCAAAATAATGAAATCAGACCAGCTCCTTGGCAAAAAGATTCAGAAGTCCCTCCTCCTACTGAATCTCCTAGAACAGTGATGGAATCAATTGAAGCATGCAGTGAAAATAATGAAACCAGAGCAGCTCCTACGCAAAAAGATTTAGAAGTTCATCCTCCAACTGAATCTCCTAAAGCAGTGATGGAATCAATTGAAACATGCAGCGAAAATAATGAAAAGACAGTAGTTCATGAAAAGACAGTAGATTCAATTTTGGAGGAGATTCTATTGGTAACAAGTGATCATAAGCTTCAGAAGCAATCTCCCGTAAATGAAG CAAAATCAATTGAAGCAATTGGCGAACATAATGAAATCAAACCAGCATCTTCGCCAAACGATTCAGAAGTTCATGAGATGCCAATAGACTCAAATTTGGAGGAGAATATATTGGGAACAAGTCATCATCAGCTTGAGAAGCAGGCTCCCATCAGTGAAG aggaagagaggacCAGAAATTCAACTTTTAATACTGAATCTACACCAAATGATCCAGAACCTCAACAATCTTTACATTTAGATTCCGATCAACATGCATTGGATGAAGTTAATGCTAACCTATCTGAAGAAGATAGCAGTAATCCACTGCAAGGAAATGAGGATTTTCTAGGATCTAGTTTAGAATGTGCTAGTGAGGAGAATAGTCACTTCTTAGGCCCTGACATATCAAACAATCTGAGTGACAATCCTATTgtggaaaagaaaatgggtgAATCGTTCGGAAAAGAAGCACCATCCCAAGAAGAAAAGATGCCACACACACAGAAAATTGAGATTATGAATGGAGACAATGTAGGGTTTGATTTGAGCAGTTTGACAACAAGAACATCAGACACTCCAAGAAGAGTTGGGGACAAATCCAATGAGGAGTTATCTATTAAGGACGATTCAATTAGGAGTGATTCCTTGAATTTACAACTTGAAAATCGTGTGCTGGATAATTCATTAAACTCCCATCAAGAAGTTTCTGAACCCGAGGACAAATGCATGGTTCTTACTGAAGAAACCAAAATAATAGGAAGTGGTTCAGAAATTGAAGAGGCGCCACATGAGTACAACGCAACTCAGTTCTGTGAAGAGCCAGTGAAAGAAGCAAAGACTGAAATTGAGGACTATGAAATGAGAAGCCTGGTTGATATTTCTAGTAATCTCAGGAGTACTACAAAAGACTGTCAAATTGAGGAGGTAAAGGTTGCTGAGAATGCTTGCCAAGTCGGTGTGTGTGTTAGCAACCAAAATAAGACTTCTGATGGACACAACAAGGGCTCAGAACAGGAGCTTCTGGTGGTTTCTGAGCGTGAAACGGTTCCTATTCAAGCAGAGTTGATTGTAACAGATTGCAGATGTGAAGAGGGGCAACCGGAGGAGAAGAAAATTGTGGAAGAAGTAGAGGACAAAGCAGAAGCTTCATATGCCACAGTGAATGATACAGAAGGAAGTAAAACCACAAAACAATGTCTGGCTCAACCACTTCTGATTGAGCAGGCAGAAGCTTTTCTCTCACAGATTTCGGCTTCTATGATCAGAATTCAAGAAGTACACGAAAGTTTGGAAAGGAATAGCACTGAATCAAATCCTGATAACATGAACACCCATGCATATGTCCAGATGCGAAAGTCCCGTAGTTTTGATTTTGATCTCCGAGTTGAAGCAAGAGGAAAAGAGTCAGATCAAACCCCACTACTCTTTCAGGATAAGGCTGCAATGGAGAGGTCATCAAGCCAGGCTGATGTTTTGCATGTTGGATACAACCAAGACGTCTTACAGTATCAGTTAAGGGCCATGGAAGAGAAGGTCATCACATTGGAAAGAAGTGATTCTGAGAAGTCAAGAACTCCATTCTTAGGCctcttgaaagaagaagaagaagaagatcaaatTGTGGTCACACCACGGAAACAAGAAGCAACCAGAGAATTGTGTAACTTGTCTACTAAGGAAGCCGCATCAACTCCACCTAAAGGTAAAGAGAAGCGTAAGCCCAGGTCTTCCTTCTTTGGCAACTGCATGTGTTGTGCGGCAGTGATTAATTAA
- the LOC133874925 gene encoding uncharacterized protein LOC133874925 isoform X1, with protein MGNEMGNNNTSGLKEEDNTLAIDSKNLFNKAADADNVKGENQTVPTVPEAKDFHEKVTGLASDDPTEAKDPHIENERPGGREQEENEVHPPTESPKAVMESIEASSQNNEIRPAPWQKDSEVPPPTESPRTVMESIEACSENNETRAAPTQKDLEVHPPTESPKAVMESIETCSENNEKTVVHEKTVDSILEEILLVTSDHKLQKQSPVNEEQEENEVHPSDESLKAAKSIEAIGEHNEIKPASSPNDSEVHEMPIDSNLEENILGTSHHQLEKQAPISEEEERTRNSTFNTESTPNDPEPQQSLHLDSDQHALDEVNANLSEEDSSNPLQGNEDFLGSSLECASEENSHFLGPDISNNLSDNPIVEKKMGESFGKEAPSQEEKMPHTQKIEIMNGDNVGFDLSSLTTRTSDTPRRVGDKSNEELSIKDDSIRSDSLNLQLENRVLDNSLNSHQEVSEPEDKCMVLTEETKIIGSGSEIEEAPHEYNATQFCEEPVKEAKTEIEDYEMRSLVDISSNLRSTTKDCQIEEVKVAENACQVGVCVSNQNKTSDGHNKGSEQELLVVSERETVPIQAELIVTDCRCEEGQPEEKKIVEEVEDKAEASYATVNDTEGSKTTKQCLAQPLLIEQAEAFLSQISASMIRIQEVHESLERNSTESNPDNMNTHAYVQMRKSRSFDFDLRVEARGKESDQTPLLFQDKAAMERSSSQADVLHVGYNQDVLQYQLRAMEEKVITLERSDSEKSRTPFLGLLKEEEEEDQIVVTPRKQEATRELCNLSTKEAASTPPKGKEKRKPRSSFFGNCMCCAAVIN; from the exons ATGGGCAATGAGATGGGTAACAATAACACATCTGGTCTAAAAG AAGAAGATAACACACTTGCTATAGATTCCAAAAACTTGTTTAACAAGGCTGCTGATGCAGACAATGTTAAAGGAGAAAATCAAACAGTTCCAACAGTACCTGAAGCCAAAGATTTTCACGAGAAAGTAACAGGGTTGGCTTCAGATGATCCAACAGAAGCAAAAGACCCTCATATTGAAAATGAGAGACCAGGTGGTAGAG aacaagaagaaaatgaagttcATCCTCCCACTGAATCTCCAAAAGCAGTAATGGAATCAATTGAAGCAAGCAGTCAAAATAATGAAATCAGACCAGCTCCTTGGCAAAAAGATTCAGAAGTCCCTCCTCCTACTGAATCTCCTAGAACAGTGATGGAATCAATTGAAGCATGCAGTGAAAATAATGAAACCAGAGCAGCTCCTACGCAAAAAGATTTAGAAGTTCATCCTCCAACTGAATCTCCTAAAGCAGTGATGGAATCAATTGAAACATGCAGCGAAAATAATGAAAAGACAGTAGTTCATGAAAAGACAGTAGATTCAATTTTGGAGGAGATTCTATTGGTAACAAGTGATCATAAGCTTCAGAAGCAATCTCCCGTAAATGAAG agcaagaagaaaatgaagttcATCCTTCTGATGAATCTTTAAAAGCAGCAAAATCAATTGAAGCAATTGGCGAACATAATGAAATCAAACCAGCATCTTCGCCAAACGATTCAGAAGTTCATGAGATGCCAATAGACTCAAATTTGGAGGAGAATATATTGGGAACAAGTCATCATCAGCTTGAGAAGCAGGCTCCCATCAGTGAAG aggaagagaggacCAGAAATTCAACTTTTAATACTGAATCTACACCAAATGATCCAGAACCTCAACAATCTTTACATTTAGATTCCGATCAACATGCATTGGATGAAGTTAATGCTAACCTATCTGAAGAAGATAGCAGTAATCCACTGCAAGGAAATGAGGATTTTCTAGGATCTAGTTTAGAATGTGCTAGTGAGGAGAATAGTCACTTCTTAGGCCCTGACATATCAAACAATCTGAGTGACAATCCTATTgtggaaaagaaaatgggtgAATCGTTCGGAAAAGAAGCACCATCCCAAGAAGAAAAGATGCCACACACACAGAAAATTGAGATTATGAATGGAGACAATGTAGGGTTTGATTTGAGCAGTTTGACAACAAGAACATCAGACACTCCAAGAAGAGTTGGGGACAAATCCAATGAGGAGTTATCTATTAAGGACGATTCAATTAGGAGTGATTCCTTGAATTTACAACTTGAAAATCGTGTGCTGGATAATTCATTAAACTCCCATCAAGAAGTTTCTGAACCCGAGGACAAATGCATGGTTCTTACTGAAGAAACCAAAATAATAGGAAGTGGTTCAGAAATTGAAGAGGCGCCACATGAGTACAACGCAACTCAGTTCTGTGAAGAGCCAGTGAAAGAAGCAAAGACTGAAATTGAGGACTATGAAATGAGAAGCCTGGTTGATATTTCTAGTAATCTCAGGAGTACTACAAAAGACTGTCAAATTGAGGAGGTAAAGGTTGCTGAGAATGCTTGCCAAGTCGGTGTGTGTGTTAGCAACCAAAATAAGACTTCTGATGGACACAACAAGGGCTCAGAACAGGAGCTTCTGGTGGTTTCTGAGCGTGAAACGGTTCCTATTCAAGCAGAGTTGATTGTAACAGATTGCAGATGTGAAGAGGGGCAACCGGAGGAGAAGAAAATTGTGGAAGAAGTAGAGGACAAAGCAGAAGCTTCATATGCCACAGTGAATGATACAGAAGGAAGTAAAACCACAAAACAATGTCTGGCTCAACCACTTCTGATTGAGCAGGCAGAAGCTTTTCTCTCACAGATTTCGGCTTCTATGATCAGAATTCAAGAAGTACACGAAAGTTTGGAAAGGAATAGCACTGAATCAAATCCTGATAACATGAACACCCATGCATATGTCCAGATGCGAAAGTCCCGTAGTTTTGATTTTGATCTCCGAGTTGAAGCAAGAGGAAAAGAGTCAGATCAAACCCCACTACTCTTTCAGGATAAGGCTGCAATGGAGAGGTCATCAAGCCAGGCTGATGTTTTGCATGTTGGATACAACCAAGACGTCTTACAGTATCAGTTAAGGGCCATGGAAGAGAAGGTCATCACATTGGAAAGAAGTGATTCTGAGAAGTCAAGAACTCCATTCTTAGGCctcttgaaagaagaagaagaagaagatcaaatTGTGGTCACACCACGGAAACAAGAAGCAACCAGAGAATTGTGTAACTTGTCTACTAAGGAAGCCGCATCAACTCCACCTAAAGGTAAAGAGAAGCGTAAGCCCAGGTCTTCCTTCTTTGGCAACTGCATGTGTTGTGCGGCAGTGATTAATTAA
- the LOC133874925 gene encoding uncharacterized protein LOC133874925 isoform X2 gives MGNEMGNNNTSGLKEDNTLAIDSKNLFNKAADADNVKGENQTVPTVPEAKDFHEKVTGLASDDPTEAKDPHIENERPGGREQEENEVHPPTESPKAVMESIEASSQNNEIRPAPWQKDSEVPPPTESPRTVMESIEACSENNETRAAPTQKDLEVHPPTESPKAVMESIETCSENNEKTVVHEKTVDSILEEILLVTSDHKLQKQSPVNEEQEENEVHPSDESLKAAKSIEAIGEHNEIKPASSPNDSEVHEMPIDSNLEENILGTSHHQLEKQAPISEEEERTRNSTFNTESTPNDPEPQQSLHLDSDQHALDEVNANLSEEDSSNPLQGNEDFLGSSLECASEENSHFLGPDISNNLSDNPIVEKKMGESFGKEAPSQEEKMPHTQKIEIMNGDNVGFDLSSLTTRTSDTPRRVGDKSNEELSIKDDSIRSDSLNLQLENRVLDNSLNSHQEVSEPEDKCMVLTEETKIIGSGSEIEEAPHEYNATQFCEEPVKEAKTEIEDYEMRSLVDISSNLRSTTKDCQIEEVKVAENACQVGVCVSNQNKTSDGHNKGSEQELLVVSERETVPIQAELIVTDCRCEEGQPEEKKIVEEVEDKAEASYATVNDTEGSKTTKQCLAQPLLIEQAEAFLSQISASMIRIQEVHESLERNSTESNPDNMNTHAYVQMRKSRSFDFDLRVEARGKESDQTPLLFQDKAAMERSSSQADVLHVGYNQDVLQYQLRAMEEKVITLERSDSEKSRTPFLGLLKEEEEEDQIVVTPRKQEATRELCNLSTKEAASTPPKGKEKRKPRSSFFGNCMCCAAVIN, from the exons ATGGGCAATGAGATGGGTAACAATAACACATCTGGTCTAAAAG AAGATAACACACTTGCTATAGATTCCAAAAACTTGTTTAACAAGGCTGCTGATGCAGACAATGTTAAAGGAGAAAATCAAACAGTTCCAACAGTACCTGAAGCCAAAGATTTTCACGAGAAAGTAACAGGGTTGGCTTCAGATGATCCAACAGAAGCAAAAGACCCTCATATTGAAAATGAGAGACCAGGTGGTAGAG aacaagaagaaaatgaagttcATCCTCCCACTGAATCTCCAAAAGCAGTAATGGAATCAATTGAAGCAAGCAGTCAAAATAATGAAATCAGACCAGCTCCTTGGCAAAAAGATTCAGAAGTCCCTCCTCCTACTGAATCTCCTAGAACAGTGATGGAATCAATTGAAGCATGCAGTGAAAATAATGAAACCAGAGCAGCTCCTACGCAAAAAGATTTAGAAGTTCATCCTCCAACTGAATCTCCTAAAGCAGTGATGGAATCAATTGAAACATGCAGCGAAAATAATGAAAAGACAGTAGTTCATGAAAAGACAGTAGATTCAATTTTGGAGGAGATTCTATTGGTAACAAGTGATCATAAGCTTCAGAAGCAATCTCCCGTAAATGAAG agcaagaagaaaatgaagttcATCCTTCTGATGAATCTTTAAAAGCAGCAAAATCAATTGAAGCAATTGGCGAACATAATGAAATCAAACCAGCATCTTCGCCAAACGATTCAGAAGTTCATGAGATGCCAATAGACTCAAATTTGGAGGAGAATATATTGGGAACAAGTCATCATCAGCTTGAGAAGCAGGCTCCCATCAGTGAAG aggaagagaggacCAGAAATTCAACTTTTAATACTGAATCTACACCAAATGATCCAGAACCTCAACAATCTTTACATTTAGATTCCGATCAACATGCATTGGATGAAGTTAATGCTAACCTATCTGAAGAAGATAGCAGTAATCCACTGCAAGGAAATGAGGATTTTCTAGGATCTAGTTTAGAATGTGCTAGTGAGGAGAATAGTCACTTCTTAGGCCCTGACATATCAAACAATCTGAGTGACAATCCTATTgtggaaaagaaaatgggtgAATCGTTCGGAAAAGAAGCACCATCCCAAGAAGAAAAGATGCCACACACACAGAAAATTGAGATTATGAATGGAGACAATGTAGGGTTTGATTTGAGCAGTTTGACAACAAGAACATCAGACACTCCAAGAAGAGTTGGGGACAAATCCAATGAGGAGTTATCTATTAAGGACGATTCAATTAGGAGTGATTCCTTGAATTTACAACTTGAAAATCGTGTGCTGGATAATTCATTAAACTCCCATCAAGAAGTTTCTGAACCCGAGGACAAATGCATGGTTCTTACTGAAGAAACCAAAATAATAGGAAGTGGTTCAGAAATTGAAGAGGCGCCACATGAGTACAACGCAACTCAGTTCTGTGAAGAGCCAGTGAAAGAAGCAAAGACTGAAATTGAGGACTATGAAATGAGAAGCCTGGTTGATATTTCTAGTAATCTCAGGAGTACTACAAAAGACTGTCAAATTGAGGAGGTAAAGGTTGCTGAGAATGCTTGCCAAGTCGGTGTGTGTGTTAGCAACCAAAATAAGACTTCTGATGGACACAACAAGGGCTCAGAACAGGAGCTTCTGGTGGTTTCTGAGCGTGAAACGGTTCCTATTCAAGCAGAGTTGATTGTAACAGATTGCAGATGTGAAGAGGGGCAACCGGAGGAGAAGAAAATTGTGGAAGAAGTAGAGGACAAAGCAGAAGCTTCATATGCCACAGTGAATGATACAGAAGGAAGTAAAACCACAAAACAATGTCTGGCTCAACCACTTCTGATTGAGCAGGCAGAAGCTTTTCTCTCACAGATTTCGGCTTCTATGATCAGAATTCAAGAAGTACACGAAAGTTTGGAAAGGAATAGCACTGAATCAAATCCTGATAACATGAACACCCATGCATATGTCCAGATGCGAAAGTCCCGTAGTTTTGATTTTGATCTCCGAGTTGAAGCAAGAGGAAAAGAGTCAGATCAAACCCCACTACTCTTTCAGGATAAGGCTGCAATGGAGAGGTCATCAAGCCAGGCTGATGTTTTGCATGTTGGATACAACCAAGACGTCTTACAGTATCAGTTAAGGGCCATGGAAGAGAAGGTCATCACATTGGAAAGAAGTGATTCTGAGAAGTCAAGAACTCCATTCTTAGGCctcttgaaagaagaagaagaagaagatcaaatTGTGGTCACACCACGGAAACAAGAAGCAACCAGAGAATTGTGTAACTTGTCTACTAAGGAAGCCGCATCAACTCCACCTAAAGGTAAAGAGAAGCGTAAGCCCAGGTCTTCCTTCTTTGGCAACTGCATGTGTTGTGCGGCAGTGATTAATTAA